A DNA window from Hevea brasiliensis isolate MT/VB/25A 57/8 unplaced genomic scaffold, ASM3005281v1 Scaf7, whole genome shotgun sequence contains the following coding sequences:
- the LOC110635507 gene encoding bifunctional 3-dehydroquinate dehydratase/shikimate dehydrogenase, chloroplastic, with translation MGSLPFTMSDLQLGSKAVQSSPTLLCTPLMGTTVDQMLIEMQRAKEISADVVEIRLDCLKNFNPRQDLEILIKQSPLPTLVTYRPSWEGGQYEGDETKRQDALRLAMQLGANYIDIELEVAHDFNSSISGSKPDNFKVIVSSHNFHNTPSAEAIANLVARIQASGADIVSIATTALDITDCARIFQIMVHSQVPIIGIVMGERGLISRLLSPKFGGYLTYGALEQGAISAPGQPTAKDLLDLYNFRLIRPDTKVYGIIGKPVGHSKSPLLFNASFKSVGLNAVYMHFLVDDVEKFFNTYSSIDFASGCSCTIPHKEVALKCMNEIDPIAKKIGAINNIVRRPDGTLMAYNTDYIGAISAIEDGLRELNGAVPAGTSPLSGKLFVVLGAGGAGKSLAYGGAQKGARVVVANRTFERAKELADKVGGQAMTLAEVEHFHPEEGMVLANTTSVGMKPNFDATPLAKHALKHYCLVFDAIYTPKDTRLLREARESGAVIVYGTEMLIRQGFEQYKNFTGLPAPEELFRQLMEKHA, from the exons ATGGGAAGCCTTCCG ttCACAATGTCTGATCTTCAACTGGGTTCTAAAGCAGTTCAGAGCAGCCCTACCTTGCTATGTACCCCACTAATGGGAACCACTGTCGACCAAATGTTGATTGAGATGCAAAGAGCCAAGGAAATCAGTGCTGATGTTGTCGAAATCCGGCTAGACTGCCTGAAAAACTTCAATCCTCGCCAAGATCTTGAAATCCTCATTAAACAATCTCCTCTTCCCACCCTGGTCACTTACAG ACCAAGTTGGGAAGGTGGTCAATATGAGGGTGATGAAACCAAGAGACAGGATGCACTTCGTTTAGCAATGCAGTTGGGAGCTAATTATATTGATATTGAGCTTGAG GTTGCTCATGACTTCAACAGTTCAATATCTGGAAGCAAGCCTGATAACTTCAAGGTCATTGTTTCTTCTCACAATTTTCATAATACTCCATCTGCCGAGGCCATTGCCAATCTTGTTGCAAGAATTCAAGCTAGTGGAGCTGACATTGTCAGTATTGCAACGACTGCTTTAGACATCACAGATTGTGCTCGTATTTTTCAGATTATGGTGCATTCTCAG GTCCCAATAATCGGAATTGTTATGGGTGAGAGGGGCTTGATTTCTCGGTTGCTTAGCCCCAAGTTTGGTGGATACCTGACTTATGGTGCACTGGAGCAAGGTGCTATATCAGCTCCTGGACAACCAACTGCAAAGGATTTGTTGGATTTATACAACTTCAGGCTTATAAGGCCTGATACCAAAGTGTATGGCATTATTGGGAAACCTGTTGGTCACAGCAAGAGTCCTCTCTTGTTCAACGCATCATTTAAGTCCGTTGGCCTTAACGCAGTTTACATGCATTTTCTGGTGGATGACGTGGAGAAGTTTTTCAACACCTATTCATCTATTGATTTTGCTTCTGGATGCAG CTGCACTATCCCTCATAAGGAGGTTGCACTTAAATGCATGAATGAAATTGACCCCATTGCCAAG AAAATTGGAGCAATCAACAACATTGTCAGGAGACCTGATGGGACTTTAATGGCTTACAACACTGACTACATTGGTGCCATTTCTGCGATCGAGGATGGACTACGAG AACTAAATGGCGCAGTCCCAGCAGGTACCTCACCCTTATCTGGTAAACTGTTTGTGGTTCTGGGAGCTGGGGGAGCTGGCAAGTCACTTGCCTATGGTGGTGCACAAAAAGGAGCAAGAGTTGTGGTTGCCAATCGAACATTTG AACGAGCTAAGGAGCTGGCTGACAAAGTTGGTGGCCAAGCAATGACCCTTGCAGAAGTAGAACATTTCCACCCAGAAGAAGGAATGGTTCTTGCAAATACCACATCTGTGGGAATGAAACCCAACTTTGACGCCACCCCATTAGCAAAG CATGCCTTGAAACATTATTGCCTAGTCTTTGATGCCATTTACACACCAAAAGACACAAGACTCTTACGGGAAGCAAGAGAAAGTGGAGCTGTTATCGTCTATGGAACAGAAATGTTGATCCGTCAAGGCTTTGAACAGTACAAGAACTTCACTGGCTTGCCTG CACCAGAAGAATTGTTCAGGCAACTCATGGAGAAACATGCATAA
- the LOC110633473 gene encoding bifunctional 3-dehydroquinate dehydratase/shikimate dehydrogenase, chloroplastic-like gives MGSVPFTMSDLQLDFKEVQSSPTLLCTPLMGTTVDQMLIEMQRAKEIGADVVEIRIDCLKNLNPRQDLEILIKQSPLPTLVTYRPTWEGGQYDGDEIKRQDALRLAMQLGANCIDIELEVAYDFNNSISRSKPDNFKVIVSSHNFHNTPSAEAIASLVARIQATGADIVKIATTALDITDCARIFQIMVHSQVPIIGIAMGERGLISRLLSPKFGGFLSYGALEAGAISAPGQPTAKDMLDLYNFRLMRPDTKVYGIIGKPVGHSKSPLLFNASFKSVGLNAVYMHFLVDDVEKFFNTYSSVDFTSGCSCTIPHKEVALKCMDEIDPIAKSIGAVNTIIRRPGDGKLIGYNTDSEASLTAMEDALKEQGYINSRTSFSSSLTGRQFVLVGAGGAGRALAFGAKSRGARVIIFDVDFERAKSLAHGVSGEAQPFESLVHFQPENGAILANATPLGMHPNTDRIPVAEETLGIYQLVFDAVYTPRKTRLLKEAEAAGAIIVSGVEMFFRQAIGQFNLFTGREAPKDFIREIVLAKF, from the exons ATGGGAAGCGTTCCG TTCACAATGTCTGATCTTCAACTGGATTTTAAAGAAGTTCAGAGCAGCCCTACCTTGCTATGTACTCCACTAATGGGAACTACTGTCGACCAAATGTTGATTGAGATGCAAAGAGCAAAGGAAATAGGTGCAGATGTTGTCGAAATCCGGATAGACTGCCTGAAAAACCTCAATCCTCGCCAAGATCTTGAAATCCTCATTAAACAATCTCCTCTTCCCACCCTGGTCACTTACAG ACCAACTTGGGAAGGTGGTCAATATGATGGTGATGAAATCAAAAGACAGGATGCACTTCGTTTAGCAATGCAGTTGGGAGCTAATTGTATTGATATTGAGCTTGAG GTTGCTTATGACTTCAACAATTCAATATCTAGAAGCAAGCCTGATAACTTCAAGGTCATTGTTTCTTCTCACAATTTTCATAATACTCCATCTGCTGAAGCCATTGCCAGTCTTGTTGCTAGAATTCAAGCTACTGGAGCTGACATTGTCAAGATTGCAACAACTGCTTTAGACATTACAGATTGTGCTCGTATTTTTCAGATTATGGTGCATTCTCAG GTCCCAATAATCGGAATTGCTATGGGTGAGAGGGGCTTGATTTCGCGGTTGCTTAGCCCCAAGTTTGGTGGATTCCTGAGTTATGGTGCACTGGAGGCAGGTGCTATATCAGCTCCTGGACAACCAACTGCAAAGGATATGTTGGATTTATACAACTTCAGGCTTATGAGGCCTGATACCAAAGTGTATGGCATTATTGGGAAGCCTGTTGGTCACAGCAAGAGTCCTCTCTTGTTCAACGCATCATTTAAGTCTGTTGGTCTTAACGCAGTTTACATGCACTTTCTGGTGGATGATGTGGAGAAGTTTTTCAACACCTATTCATCTGTTGATTTTACTTCTGGATGCAG CTGCACTATCCCCCATAAGGAAGTTGCACTCAAATGCATGGATGAAATTGACCCCATTGCCAAG TCTATAGGTGCTGTGAACACTATTATTAGGAGGCCTGGTGATGGGAAGCTGATAGGTTATAATACAGATAGTGAGGCTTCATTAACTGCTATGGAGGATGCTTTAAAAG AACAAGGATACATCAATAGCAGAACATCTTTTAGCTCTTCACTAACTGGAAGACAATTTGTGCTAGTTGGTGCTGGAGGGGCAGGAAGAGCACTTGCATTTGGTGCTAAAAGTAGAGGAGCCCGTGTAATCATTTTCGATGTTGATTTTG AGAGAGCAAAGTCTCTAGCTCATGGTGTTTCGGGTGAAGCTCAGCCTTTTGAAAGTCTAGTTCACTTTCAGCCAGAGAATGGAGCAATCCTTGCAAATGCAACACCATTAGGAATGCATCCAAATACAGATAGAATTCCTGTAGCTGAG GAAACCTTGGGGATCTACCAGCTGGTCTTTGATGCTGTCTATACGCCTAGAAAAACCAGACTATTAAAAGAAGCTGAAGCAGCAGGAGCAATCATAGTGAGTGGGGTTGAAATGTTCTTCAGACAGGCAATTGGCCAGTTCAACCTCTTCACGGGCAGAGAAG CACCTAAAGATTTCATTCGAGAGATCGTTTTAGCCAAGTTCTGA